The following are from one region of the Oncorhynchus tshawytscha isolate Ot180627B unplaced genomic scaffold, Otsh_v2.0 Un_contig_9683_pilon_pilon, whole genome shotgun sequence genome:
- the LOC121843843 gene encoding ubiquitin carboxyl-terminal hydrolase 37-like, translating into MTLPRTSSATRSMTLPRTSSATRSMTLPRTSSATRGSEETQGARGEQVALVNMELLGLPNIGNTCFLNATLQCLLVLPSFSKEILHQEQLWSSSPFSNPLRCLSDVHHSGLPDSVANQASKADLMWKVKYSLSGYDLKYLGDTQQDAHELLVNMLCQLKEEGMILKTLGMNYTCPVSQLEFQLVSVRTCTSCGRESSTREDYNHLSLDFSPERTLLSSLALTFKSEKVEFTCEGCKGLHASKVEQFHSLPLVLVLHLKRFGGPGGLEKLEAPLLFPSELRLSTLCGDMVPHLHSASPQALTNQVPSIQGSIPQTLASQVFSPPGEAKDSALCCSEAEASTVSEWLLPADWRSLSFGRLRKLRALH; encoded by the exons ATGACTCTTCCCAGGACCAGCTCAGCCACCAGAAGCATGACTCTTCCCAGGACCAGCTCAGCCACCAGAAGCATGACTCTTCCCAGGACCAGCTCAGCCACCAGAGGGTCAGAAGAGACCCAGGGGGCCAGAGGAGAACAGGTGGCACTGGTCAACATGGAACTTCTTGG GTTGCCTAACATTGGCAACACTTGCTTCCTTAACGCCACCCTGCAGTGCCTCCTGGTCCTGCCGTCCTTCTCAAAGGAAATCCTGCACCAGGAACAACTCTGgagctcctcccccttctccaacCCGCTCAG GTGTCTGTCTGATGTGCACCATTCGGGTTTACCTGACAGTGTGGCAAACCAGGCCTCAAAAGCAGACCTCATGTGGAAGGTCAAGTACTCCTTGTCGGGATACGATTTGAAGTATCTGGGGGACACACAACAG GATGCACATGAGTTACTTGTCAATATGCTGTGCCAGCTGAAGGAGGAGGGCATGATTCTGAAGACACTCGGGATGAACTATACCTGCCCTGTTTCCCAGCTGGAGTTCCAACTTGTGTCGGTGCGCACATGTACCAG CTGTGGGCGCGAGTCGTCTACCAGAGAGGACTACAACCACCTCTCATTGGACTTCAGCCCTGAGCGcaccttgctgagcagcctaGCACTCACTTTCAAA AGTGAAAAGGTTGAATTCACATGTGAGGGCTGTAAAGGCCTCCACGCCTCAAAGGTGGAGCAGTTCCACTCACTGCCTCT TGTGCTGGTTCTGCATCTGAAGAGGTTTGGAGGACCTGGGGGGTTGGAGAAGCTGGAGGCTCCTCTTTTGTTTCCTTCGGAGCTGAGGCTCTCCACCCTCTGTGGGGACATGGTGCCACACCTGCACAGTGCCAGCCCACAGGCCCTCACCAACCAGGTCCCCAGCATTCAGGGGTCCATCCCCCAGACCCTCGCCAGCCAAGTCTTCAGCCCACCTGGAGAGGCCAAAGACAGCGCCCTCTGCTGTTCAG